CTCGGGCTACACGGCACGATCCGTGGACCTGTTGGCGTACCGGGGTCGCGTGGTTCGCCTCTCCTTCAAGAGCCAGGAAGACGCCCAGAACGCAACCAGCTTCCTTCTGGACGACGTAACGGCCGACATCCAAGCACCCCTGGGCGATTTGGCGCCCATCATTTCCAGCTTCTCGCCCACCTCCGGGGTCGCAGGGGAAACCACGGTCCAAATCACCGGCATGAACTTCTTTGGACTGACGAGCTTGACCATCGGAGGGGCCGAGGCTGGCATCACGCTCACAGACGGGACGGCTGTGTCTGCATCCGTCGCGGGCAACGCCATCGGGAGCGCTCCCATCCAGATTTCCAATGCCCAGGGCACTGGCGTCTCCGCCCAGCCCTTCTCGGTGATCTATGGCGCGCCGGTCGTTACCAGCGTGTATCCAACCCAGGGCCCGGTGGGCACACCCGTGTTCGTCATGGGGACCTACCTGGGCTATTCCGGAACGACCTTGACCTTGAATGGCCAGGCGATCCAAGCGAACCTCAGCGCCAACCGGATCTACTTCACCGTGCCCGTCGGCGCGACGTCCGGCGATCTGATCGTCCGGACTCCAGGTGGGACCGTCACCCGGACTTTCATCGTTAACTCCGCCGCCACCACCCTGGATCTCCACATCGAGAAAGTAGTGTTCACCCAGAGCATCCAGACCCTAGACAACGCAGTGCCCATCGTGGCCGGAAAGGACGGGCTCATCCGGGTCTTCGTCCTGGCCAACCAGCCGAATTCCGTATTCCCGGTGGTCCAAGTCACCCTCCTGAACAATGGCGTGCCGGTGGTCGGCTATCCGAAGACCGTCGCATCCGCTGGGTACACCACTGCCATTTATCTTGACGAAAGTCTGCTTTACAACAGCTTGAATCTTCCGGTTCCGGGCACCGACCTTGTGACACCCACGGGCACTGGATACAGCATCCAAGCTGTGGTGGATCCTGCGAATGCAGTGGTTGAAGCCGATGAAACGAACAATTTCTTCACCGCAGCATTAAGTGGCGCCACGGTCCCCATCTTCCGGACCACCATCTTCCCCGTGGCCCTGGCTAGCGGCACCGGGAATATCACTGAGGCCAACAAGGCCGCATGGGTCGCCAGGCTGGCGAAGATGTACCCGGTGGCATCGATCGACGTCATGGTGGGGGCCACCTTCACGCCCTCGAGATCCACTCTCACTTCCGACTCCACCCAATGGAGCACGCTCCTGAACGAACTCGCGACCAAGCACCAGATAGATGGCGCCTCGGATCGTTACTATTACGGGGCGGTCAATGTCACCTACAGCTCTGGAATCGCGGGAATGGGGTATGTCCCCAACGCTCCATCAGGCCCCTTCCAATTCCGAACGGCCCTCGGCTGGGACAAGAACGGTTATCAAGACGGGGGGAACTTCCCCGAGGTCTTTTCCCACGAAACCGGACACAACATGGGCCGTTCTCACAGCCCCTGCGGCGCCGCTGCCGATCCAGATCCCGCCTACCCCTACGCCGACGGAGGCATCGGCGCCTGGGGCTACGACACGACCACGGGCCAGCTGAAATCACCGTCCATCTACAAGGACATCATGGGCTACTGCTCGCCCGACTGGGTCAGCGACTACGTCTACAAGAAGATCCTTGATTTCCGCGGCGCCACCGGCGGCTTCCTCAGCGTGGGGGCCGAGGATGCGCCCCTGCCCAAGGCCCAGGCCAGCGCCCAGGAGTGCCTCCTGGTCCGGGGGATCGTCCACGAGGATGGCCGGGTGGAGTTCCTTCCATCCTTCCGCACCCGGGCGCTCCCGTCCGCTCCCGCAGCGACCGGGGAATACATCCTCGAGTGCCTCGACCAGAAGGGCCTGCCCGTCTTCACCACGCCCATCGAGCTGATGGAGCTGGGCTGCGGGCCCAGGGAGCACGAGCGCCACTTCGTCATGGCCCTCCCTCTCGGCGCGGCGGTGCTTGACGCCGTGGCCGGCCTGGACGTCCGCCGGGACGGCAAGGTCCTCGGCAGCCTCCGCGCCACCTCCGGGACCGCCGCGGCGCCCGAGCTGCAGCGCATCTCCGGGGAGAAGGTCCAGCTCACCTGGGATGCCACGGTCCATCCAGCCGCCCTCGTCCGCGACGCGGATACGGGCGAGGTCATCGCCATCCTCACCGGGGGGCGCCAGACCTTCGCCACCCGGGCACAGCGGTTCGATCTGGCGCTCAGCGACGGTGCGGCCGGGCGGGTCCTCCAGGTCAAGGTTCCCGACTAGCAGCGCCACCTTTGCATCCGGAAACGGAAGGCGCCCGGCATGCCGGGCGCTTTTTTCGCGTGAGCGTTCCGGGGTTCCGTGGGACACTGGAGGATCATCTGTACCCAGGTGTCCATGGCGTTCACCCACTACCAGCTCCTCGCGAACTGCTCGGATGAGCAGCTCAGGACCATCTGCGAGCGCCGCCGCCTGCCCATCCCGCTCCGCTGGGAGGATGAGGCCGAGGGCCGCGTACGCCTGCTCAAGACCATGGTCTTCCACCTGGAGGACCACAAGCGCCTCTCGGACACCCTGGCGGACCTGGACAGCGGTTCCCTGGTGGCCCTGAAACACCTGGCGAACGAGGGCACCCTGCCCGACGCGCCGGTGCTCGAGACCCTCCGCGGACTGGGGCTCATCCTGCCCGATGGCGAGGGCTGGGCCGTGGCCGAGCGCGTCGCCGACGCCCTCGATGACTTCGACGACGGCGCCCTCAACTTCCAGGCGCCAGAAGGCGTGAAGCTGCGGGCCGCCGAACCGTTCCGGTTCTCCCTGGCCCTCACGAGCGTGCTGCTGCGCTGCGTGGCGGGCTTGCGCGTGCTGAAGGGCGGCCTGCCCGCCAAGAAGGAGCTGGGCCAGCTCATGCAGCGCAACGCCATGCTCCAGGAGGAGCAAGACGCCACCCTGCTCTTCACCCTGCTGCACCGCCTGGGCCTGCTCTGGAGCCGCGAGGGCCGCGTGGAGACGCTGCTGCCCGCCGTCACCAGCCATCCCCCCCGCTGGGTGGCCGAACGCGCCTTCGCCAGCCTGCTGGAGCACGACCTCAAGGCCTGGGGCATGCCGCCCGCCGAAGACCGCCACTTCCTCATGCAGCACCTGCTGGAGCGCCGGGGCCAGGCCCTGGCCGTCCAGCCCTTCCTGGCCTTCCTCAAGACCCTCCATCCCCTGGACGAGGAGCGCACCCGCATGGTGTTCCTCCCCTTCCTGGGGCGCATGGGCATCATCCAGGGCGACGAGGGCTACACGCACCTCCGGCTCACCGAGCACGGCGAGGCCCTGGCCCACGAATACCTGCTGCGCGACCTGAAGGGCACCGCCGCCCACTGGCAGCCGCTGGAACTCGACCAGCCCATGGTCCTGCAGCCCACGCTGGAGTTGCTGACGCCCCTGCTCCAGAACCCCCATCGCCTGCTCCAGTTGGCCCAGCTGGCGGATGTGGAGGCCCTGGACGCCATGGGCACCTTCCGCGTGAGCCACGCCACGCTGGTGCGCGCACTGGACGCCGGCGTGCTCCTGGAGGAGCTGGGCCAGCGCCTGGGCGCCTCCACGCAGACCCTGCCCCAGCCCCTGCTCCAGCTGCTGGAGGACCTCTCCCGCCGGGTGGGCGAGGTCGAAGTGCACCAGGGCGTGCGGCTCGTGCGGGCCCGCACGGCCCACCTGGCGGACGAGCTGAAGCTGCGCCCCGAGCTGGCGCCCCTGAAGCTCGCCACCCTGTCCGACACCGTCCTGGAAGTGCGGGGGGACGGCAACGCCCACGCCCTGCTCAAGCAGGCGGGCTTCATGCCCAAGCCCGGGCGCTTCCTGGCCCTGAGCGTGGATTCGGACGAGAAGTTCTACCTGTGGGCCCTGGCGGCTCTGGCCTTCGTGGACGAGAAGGGCATGAACCACCACCTGGAGCCGGTGCAGCAGATGGTGCGCTCGGCCCTCCAGAAGCTCCACGACGAGGACCCGGCCCTCTACCAGGAGGTGCAGCGCCGCATCCCCATGCTGCACCTGGGCGGCGAGGACCAGCTGGCCGAAGAAGTGCAGCGCATCCTCGAGTACGCCGCGGGGCATACGCTCATGGTCGAGCTCACCTACCTGCCCCCGGCCGCCCATCGCACGCAACTCCGGCGGGTGTCCCCGCGCACCATCCAGGAGGACCACCTGCTGGCCTTCTGCCACCTCCACCAGGAAGAAATGGCCTTCCGCCTCACCCGCATCCAGGGCGTGAAGCTCCTGAACGAGCGCGGCTGGACCCCGGCCAATCACAGCCAAGCAGGATGAGACAAGCGAAGAGCCGGCTTGGCCGGCTCTTCGCTTGCCCATCCCCCCGGACGCGCAGTGCCGAAGCTACTGCTGCGGCTTGGCCTTGACCCGCTGGTAGTCGTCACCTTGGAATTTCAGGGGCTTCTCCACGGGAATGACCAGGTAGGGTTCGGCTTTCCGCCCCCCCTGCTTCGATGCCAACTGAAGCTGCTGCTGCACTTCCTCCTTCGCCTGGCGCTCCCTGGCCACCTCGGCGGCGTGGGAGGCCGCCATGCGCGTGAGTTCCTGCTCCTGGCGCTGGGCCTGGAGGGCCAGGCCATCCGCGCGGTGCTTCTGCTGGAAGCCCCAGGTCCCCAGGCCGGCCAGGACGGCCAGCAGAGGCAGGGCCGCGGCGGCCAGCAGGCCCCAGGTGGGCCGCTTGCGCTCCGTGCGGCGGCGGCGCTGGGCCTCCCGGCGCAGGTCGTCGGCCAGGGCGGCCAATTCGGGACTGGGCGCAGCAGGGGCGCTGGCGGCCACGGACCCGAGGCCCAGGAGGTCGCGGAGTTCGGCCCGCAACTGGACATCCTCGGCGGGTTCGAAACGCCGAGCGGGATCAGACCAGGACATGCACGCCTCCAGTGGGATTGAGCTGATCTTTGAGTTGGGCCTTGGCCCGGTGGATGCGGGTTTTCACGGTGGCCTCGGGGATGCCGAGGATATCCGCGATCTCCCGGATGGAGAGGCCCTCGACCACGAAGAGCCACAGGGCCTCGCGGAAGGTGGGCGACAGCAGGCGCATGCGCTCCCGGACCTCCTGGTTCAGCACCTGGTCATCGGCGCCACCGGCCAGGCCGGGCTCGGACACGGCTTCCAGGCTGAGGTTCTGGTTCTTCATGGGGCGGCGCTCGGTCAGGGAGAGGGTGCGGACGGTGCCATACAGGAAGGCGGTGGGGTGCTCGACCCGCACCTCCCGCTGCATGAGGATGACGAAGGCCTCCTGGGCAATGTCTTCCGGGAAGGTGGCCCCATAGCGGCGGGCATAGCTCACCAGCCGGGGATAGAGCTCGGCGAAGGCGCCGTGGAAGGCCTCCTGGCTGCCGAACGGGGTTTCCTGGTGGGACTGCTCCATGCACGGACTCCAACGCTCTAGGATGCCCCATCCGGAGGGGAAGTTCCGGGTTAGGAGCCCGTCCAAGTAAAGGGTGGGGGCTGCACTGGGGCGCCAGCCGAGGGAGGCGAGGAAGGCGACGAAGGCCTTGGTGGGTCCAAGGTCGAGGAGCCTGACAGGGCCTCCCGACGGCTGCCACCCCAGCCCGAAGGGTTGATGGCAAAGGGCCTCCATGCTGCGTTACCGGGCTTGAACGGTGAACCCACACCGCCCTGCGCCCGCTTCCTTGCCTGGAAGCCCTTTGCCATCAATGCAGCCCCTATCCATTACTTGGACGGGCTCCTAGGCTGGAAGCCATGGACGAGCCTCTCCGAGCCTGGCGCGACACCCTGGAGGACCTGGGGGTGATGGGTCTCGTCCGTGAACCGGTGGCCGCCGCTCCGGAGCCGACCCTCCCGGCCGCCGCCCGCCCCGCCCCGCGGCCAACCCCGGCGCCCCGGCCCGGTCCAGCCCCCGCGCCTGCGCCTGCCGCGGCCTATGCCAAGCCCACGGATGCCATCGGTTGCCCGCCACCGGGGGCCGTGGCGGCCGCAGCCACCCTCGCGGACCTGGAGCGGGCCATCCAGGGCTGCCTGGCCTGCCCCCTGGGGCCCGGCCGCCTGAAGTTCGTCTTCGGCGAAGGCGACCCGGGGGCCCGGCTCATGTTCGTGGGCGAGGGCCCCGGCCGGGACGAGGACCTCCAGGGCCGGCCCTTCGTCGGCAAGGCCGGCGACCTGCTGGACAAGATGATCGTCGCCATCGGCATGAAGCGCGAAGAGACCTACATCGCCAACGTGGTGAAGTGCCGCCCCCCCGACAACCGCACCCCCAGCCCCGACGAGGCCCGCGCCTGCCTCGGCTACCTCCACCGCCAGATCGAGCTGATCCGGCCCGCCGTCATCGTCACCCTGGGCGCCACCCCCCTGCGTGAACTGGTGGGCATCAGCGACGGCATCACCAAGGTCCGGGGCCAGTGGAAGCGCGTGCAGGTCGGCGGCCGGGAGATCCCCGTCATGCCCACCTTCCACCCCGCCTACGTCCTGCGCCAGTACACCCAGGACGTCCGCCGCGCCGTGTGGGAGGACCTGAAAGCCGCGAAGGAGTGGGTGGATAAGGCCGCCGAAGCCTGACAGCCGAGAGCTGACAGCTGAGAGCCAGTCGCCACCTGTGTCATGCTAGGCGCAGCTTTCGAGGTCGGCCCATGCGTCTTGTGAACGTGTTCTTCTTCGTGCTCCTGGCCTTCGTGCTGTTCGTACTGGGCAACCTGTACCTCACCAACCACGACCTGCTGGTGCGCGAAGTCGTCATCTTCGGCGAGGACATCAAGATCCAGAGCGTCATCCTCCTGGCCTTCCTGCTGGGGTTCCTGCTGAACATCCTCTACACCGGCATCATGGAGCTGGTGCGGCTGGTGCGCGGGCTGAACGCCTCCGCCGACACGCGGCTGGTGAAGCGGATCTCCGAGCGCATGCAGGATGCCCGCGACCTCGTGGCCCACGGCCTCCCGCGGGAGGCCAAGGAGATCCTGGAGAGCATCCTCGACCAGCGCAAGGAGCACGTGCCCGCCCGCATGCTCATGGGCGAGATCCTCATGAAGACCGGCAGCCCCGACGAGGCCGTGAAGCTGTTCCAGGCCCTCTGCGAGGATGAGCCCGACTTGGTCGAGGCGGCCTATCAGCTGGCCGAGGCCCACCTGGCCACGCGGAACCCCGACGCCTCCGTCACCGTGCTGACCAAGCTGGCCTCCAGCCATCCCAAGAAGGCCCTCCGGGCCTGGCGGCGGCTGCGCGTCCTCCACATGGACGCCCAGCGCTGGGACGAGGCCATGGAGGCCCACAAGAAGCTGCAGACCTACTTCGCCAGCGAGCTCAGTCAGGGCGAGAAGGCCCAGGGCGCCGCCCTGGCCTACCAGGTGGGCCTCGCCAAGGTGGAGGCGGACCAGTTCAAGGATGCCGCCCAGATCTTCCAGCAGGTCATCAAGGACGAGGCGGACTTCGTGCCCGCCTACCTCAGCCTGGGCCGCTGCATGATCCTCCAGGACCAGGAGGCCCAGGGCCTGGAGATCTGGCTGGAGGGCTTCCGCAAAACCGGCGAAGGCACCTTCCTCCAGGAGATCGAGGACTACTTCATCCAGCTGGGCCGGCCCGAGGATGGGCTCGCCGTCATGCGGCGGGTGGCCGCCACCTCCAAGCACGCCACCACCACCAAGTTCTTCCTGGGCAAGATGCTCTACCGCCTGGAGATCCTGGACGAGGCCCTGGATCTCTTCCAGGAGGTTCGCAGCCAGGTGGTCTACAGCCCCATCCTGTTCTTCTTCATGGCCAAGATCCACAGCCGGCGCGGCCGCCTGGACGCGGCCCTGAACGAGTACCGCCAGCTGCTCCGCAACCTGGGCGTCCTCAAGCTCCGCTTCGAGTGCGCCGTCTGCGGCCACAAGACTCAGGACTACGTGGACCGCTGCGACAGCTGCGGCAGCTGGAACAGCAGCCACTTCCTCTTCAAGGAGAGTGATCTGCCGGAGGGCCCCATCCGCGGGGGGGAGAGCGGCAGCTGGATGGCGATGCTCTGACGGGTGGTATTTGGCGCTGCAGCGCAGCGTCAAATACCGGGACCCGTCGAGCAGAGCATAACGTCCACAGTTGGCCCCTGGCCCCAACGAAGTCCGGGCCCCGCCGAGCAGAGCATCACACTCAGGTTGGCCGCTTACTTACGGCTGTCAGCTCTCAGCTCTCGGCTGTCAGCCAAAGAAGCGGGGCGCCATCCGGCGCCCCGTGATCTGTTACTGAAAGCTGATAGCTGACGGCAGATAGCCAATCAGGCAATCGCCTGTCGAATATCGAACAGGAGGCGCTTGAGCTCCAGCTCGGTGAGGTTGAGGGGCACCTGCTGCTTGACCTCCTCCTTGCGGTAGAAGGCGATGCGCTTCACCACCACCTTGTTCTTGCCCAGGCTGATCTCGTTGAACTGGATCTGGGTGTCGTCCTTGTAGGGCGGCAGGCTGCGCAGCTGGATGTACATCCCGCGGCGGTCGTGGTCCACGATCTCCAGGCGCTCCTTGAGGTAGTTCACGTTCTCGGACAGCATCTCGGCCTTGGTCTTCAGCTTGGCGAAGCTGAGCCGCTTGGGGGCATGGCACTCCAGGACCATCTCCCCCAGCTGCACCCCGTCCTTGCCGCGCCGGAGGAAACCCTCCAGGGTGCCGTCCAGCTCCGCATCGGCGCGGTGGAAGGCTTCGAAGCCCTGGAACTCGCCGGGGAGCACGGAGTCGTCGTAGCGCTTGGCCTTGCGGGAGAGCTTCATGGCATGCCTCGGAAAGGTGGGGACCTTCCCTCAGGGCCAGAGCCGTGCCAGAGCGCCACCCTCACGGCAGGTTTGGCACATCATCTGAATTATCTGGACTTCCTCTCACCTTCTGCCGAGCCGGACCTGCCCAGAGGCCGTGAAATCACCGTGAACGTGTTCGAAATTGGTCAATCATGATAGGCAATTGATCACTTTTCGACAGACTCCACCTTTGGCCAGCGCCTCCGGTAGATCATCCGGTCCAGGGCCCGGCTGTAGGGGCTCCAGGAGCCGCTGTCCGACGCATCCTCCGCCGCCCGGAACATCACCTCGAGCTTGCCATCCAGGTCGTCCAGGTGGTGGACCAGCAGGGCCTCGGGGGTCTTGGGCAGCACGGGCGAGCCGAACTCCAGGCGCCCGTGGTGGCTGAGGACGATATGCAGGATCTGCAGGCGCAGATCCTCCGGGAACCCGGGGATCTTGCCCACTGCCCTGCTGATCCAGTCGGCCTCCAGGGCGATGTGGCCCAGCAGGTTGCCCGCGTCCGTGTAGCCGAAGCTGCGCTCGTAGCTCAGCTCGGCGGTCTTGCCCACATCGTGCAGGAAGACGCCGGCCAGCACCAGATCGCGGTTCAGATCCTGGTAGTGCGCGCAGGCCCGCTCCGCCATGCCCGCCACGGACAGGGTGTGCTCCAGCAGCCCGCCCAAGTGGGCGTGGTGCATGGACTTGGCGGCCGGGGCCTGGGCGAAGGCGGCGCGGAGCTCCGCGTCGGCCACGAACAGCGCCTCCAGCAGGCGGCGGATCCAGGGATCCTCCACGGAAGCGACGAGAGCGTCCAGCTCCGCGAGCATCTCGGGCACCGGCCGGGCGCTGACGGGGAAGAAGCGGGAGAAATCGCCCACCTCCGCGTCCGGGGCGAAGCGCACCTTGTCGAGCTTCATCTGGAGGCGCCCGTTGTAGCTGGTCACCGAGCCCTTCACCCAGAGGAAGGCATCGGCCCGCACGGCCTCCATGTCGCCCTCGATGGCCCGCACGTCCCACAGGAAGGCCTTGAGGTCGCCGGAGGCGTCCGAAAGCTTCAGCTCCAGGTACTCGCTGCCCTTGGCGCTGATCTTGAAAGCGGCCTCCTGGGCGAGGAGGAAACCCTGGAAGGACGCCCCTTCCTTCAGGTTCCGGAGGAGGATCGGCTGGTCGGACATGGGCGCTCCCTTTGTCCCATCAAGCTCAGACAGCTGATGCGACAGCGGCTGTCAATGACTGCGGGGGACCTTGGGCGGCGGGCCGAAAGGATCCTCGTCGCCGTACCCCAGGTCCAGGGGCAGGCGCTTGTCCTCCAGCACCTCGAAGAGCGACCACTGGTCGGCCTTCTTCACGTTGCCTTCGGGCAGGTTCAGCACCCGCACCTTCAGCACCCGGTTGTACAGCGGGAACTCGAGCTCATCCTGGACCTTCAGGTCGTGGCTGGCCTTCCGTGGCACGCCGTTCACGCGCACCATGCCCTCGTCGCAGAGCTGGTTGGCCAGCTCGCGCCGCTTGATGAGCAGGCTCTTCTTGAGGAAGGCGTCGAGACGCACGGCATCAGCCTTTCAGGATCTGTTCCCGGGGCACCAGGTAGCGGATGTTGGCGCGCATCCGCAGGTTCGAGAGGTACTGCTCGATGGCGTTCTGGGCCTTGGGCTCCTGGAGCTTCTCGAGGATCTTGGGCTTCACCTCGGCGAAGTCCTTCACCGGCGCATCCTCCAGGGCGATGAGCTGGACCAGGTAGAGGTCCTTGTCGGTCTCGATCGGGGCGGAGACCTGCTCGGGCTTGAGCTTCACCGCGGCGTCCTCGATGCTGGCGCGGAGGAAGCCCTTGTTCATCCAGCCCAGGTCGCCGCCCGTGGCCTTGCTGGGGCTGACGGAGTGCTGCCGGGCCAGTTCGTCGAAGGACTTGCCGGCCTTGAGCTCGGCCTGGATGGCCTCCAGCTTCTTCCGGGCCTCGGCCTGATCCTCGGCGGTGGCGCCCTTGGCGAGCACCAGCTCGCGGATGCGGAAGCGGCTGGGGAGGCGGTACTCCTCCTTGTGGTCCTCGTAGTAGGCCCGCAGCTCGTTGTCCTCCACCGCCACCTTGGAGAACACCTCGCGCTGGAGCACGTACTGCTGGGTGGCCTGCTGCTTCTGGCGCTTCATGAACTCGGGGAGGCCGATGCCAAGGCTGCTGCGCAGAGCCCGCTCCAGGTCCGCGTCCGTGGCGAAGTTGTTCTCCTTCTTGATGCTGTCGATGCTGGCGCGGACGTAGTCATCCGTGACCGGCGAGCCCAGCTCGGCGCCCTTGTCCTCCAGCAGATAGGCGTCCAGCATGCCCTGCAGCGTCTTCTCCCGGGCATCCTTCAGCTTCTCGTCCAGCTCCTTGCCGGCGAACTGGCGGTAGAGGGCCGCGTGCTGCTGCTCCACGGCCTGGTTGAGGTCGCGGCGGGTGATGATGTGGCTGTTCACGATGACCAGGATCTCCTCGCGCACTTCGGCGGAGGCGATCAGCCCCGCGGGCGCCAGGAACGCCAGGGCCAGGATGGAATTCAGCGCCTTCAACGGGCACCTCCCTTGGGGGTCGCGTCAGGCTTCGGTTCGGTCTTGGGTTCGGTCTTGGGAGCCGCGGGAGCCTTCGGCGCGGGCGCATCCGTCGGGGCGGGCTTGGTGAGCTCGAAGGGAATCTCCTTGCGGAGCCCCTGCATCAGGTCGTCCCAGAC
This DNA window, taken from Geothrix edaphica, encodes the following:
- a CDS encoding IPT/TIG domain-containing protein, with translation MNAFTTRRLPLLALMTTFMACGGGGGGSSAPPAPVTPAISAVNPGHGSPGTAVVLTGTNLLGATAVTFNGNPAFAFTATSATEIDAVVPGGATTGPIRITTPGGSAASPAFTVDPALPPTITSFTPANLRVGTQVTLTGTHFVGATQVQFNGLNAASFTVASDTEIRATAPTGLTAGSISVATPGGTATSGQIYTLFTTVQVLMNTGFEQPSPVIWKGDTGIIQGASTSQPGIGPHGGSKFSWLGGYGSAISDQITQDFYIPASAQSATATFYMKIVTAEPASGGARDSVLIEVLDTSGAHLGTLLTLTNLDVSGYTARSVDLLAYRGRVVRLSFKSQEDAQNATSFLLDDVTADIQAPLGDLAPIISSFSPTSGVAGETTVQITGMNFFGLTSLTIGGAEAGITLTDGTAVSASVAGNAIGSAPIQISNAQGTGVSAQPFSVIYGAPVVTSVYPTQGPVGTPVFVMGTYLGYSGTTLTLNGQAIQANLSANRIYFTVPVGATSGDLIVRTPGGTVTRTFIVNSAATTLDLHIEKVVFTQSIQTLDNAVPIVAGKDGLIRVFVLANQPNSVFPVVQVTLLNNGVPVVGYPKTVASAGYTTAIYLDESLLYNSLNLPVPGTDLVTPTGTGYSIQAVVDPANAVVEADETNNFFTAALSGATVPIFRTTIFPVALASGTGNITEANKAAWVARLAKMYPVASIDVMVGATFTPSRSTLTSDSTQWSTLLNELATKHQIDGASDRYYYGAVNVTYSSGIAGMGYVPNAPSGPFQFRTALGWDKNGYQDGGNFPEVFSHETGHNMGRSHSPCGAAADPDPAYPYADGGIGAWGYDTTTGQLKSPSIYKDIMGYCSPDWVSDYVYKKILDFRGATGGFLSVGAEDAPLPKAQASAQECLLVRGIVHEDGRVEFLPSFRTRALPSAPAATGEYILECLDQKGLPVFTTPIELMELGCGPREHERHFVMALPLGAAVLDAVAGLDVRRDGKVLGSLRATSGTAAAPELQRISGEKVQLTWDATVHPAALVRDADTGEVIAILTGGRQTFATRAQRFDLALSDGAAGRVLQVKVPD
- a CDS encoding helicase-associated domain-containing protein; this encodes MAFTHYQLLANCSDEQLRTICERRRLPIPLRWEDEAEGRVRLLKTMVFHLEDHKRLSDTLADLDSGSLVALKHLANEGTLPDAPVLETLRGLGLILPDGEGWAVAERVADALDDFDDGALNFQAPEGVKLRAAEPFRFSLALTSVLLRCVAGLRVLKGGLPAKKELGQLMQRNAMLQEEQDATLLFTLLHRLGLLWSREGRVETLLPAVTSHPPRWVAERAFASLLEHDLKAWGMPPAEDRHFLMQHLLERRGQALAVQPFLAFLKTLHPLDEERTRMVFLPFLGRMGIIQGDEGYTHLRLTEHGEALAHEYLLRDLKGTAAHWQPLELDQPMVLQPTLELLTPLLQNPHRLLQLAQLADVEALDAMGTFRVSHATLVRALDAGVLLEELGQRLGASTQTLPQPLLQLLEDLSRRVGEVEVHQGVRLVRARTAHLADELKLRPELAPLKLATLSDTVLEVRGDGNAHALLKQAGFMPKPGRFLALSVDSDEKFYLWALAALAFVDEKGMNHHLEPVQQMVRSALQKLHDEDPALYQEVQRRIPMLHLGGEDQLAEEVQRILEYAAGHTLMVELTYLPPAAHRTQLRRVSPRTIQEDHLLAFCHLHQEEMAFRLTRIQGVKLLNERGWTPANHSQAG
- a CDS encoding RNA polymerase sigma factor, translating into MEQSHQETPFGSQEAFHGAFAELYPRLVSYARRYGATFPEDIAQEAFVILMQREVRVEHPTAFLYGTVRTLSLTERRPMKNQNLSLEAVSEPGLAGGADDQVLNQEVRERMRLLSPTFREALWLFVVEGLSIREIADILGIPEATVKTRIHRAKAQLKDQLNPTGGVHVLV
- a CDS encoding uracil-DNA glycosylase, whose protein sequence is MDEPLRAWRDTLEDLGVMGLVREPVAAAPEPTLPAAARPAPRPTPAPRPGPAPAPAPAAAYAKPTDAIGCPPPGAVAAAATLADLERAIQGCLACPLGPGRLKFVFGEGDPGARLMFVGEGPGRDEDLQGRPFVGKAGDLLDKMIVAIGMKREETYIANVVKCRPPDNRTPSPDEARACLGYLHRQIELIRPAVIVTLGATPLRELVGISDGITKVRGQWKRVQVGGREIPVMPTFHPAYVLRQYTQDVRRAVWEDLKAAKEWVDKAAEA
- a CDS encoding tetratricopeptide repeat protein, whose protein sequence is MRLVNVFFFVLLAFVLFVLGNLYLTNHDLLVREVVIFGEDIKIQSVILLAFLLGFLLNILYTGIMELVRLVRGLNASADTRLVKRISERMQDARDLVAHGLPREAKEILESILDQRKEHVPARMLMGEILMKTGSPDEAVKLFQALCEDEPDLVEAAYQLAEAHLATRNPDASVTVLTKLASSHPKKALRAWRRLRVLHMDAQRWDEAMEAHKKLQTYFASELSQGEKAQGAALAYQVGLAKVEADQFKDAAQIFQQVIKDEADFVPAYLSLGRCMILQDQEAQGLEIWLEGFRKTGEGTFLQEIEDYFIQLGRPEDGLAVMRRVAATSKHATTTKFFLGKMLYRLEILDEALDLFQEVRSQVVYSPILFFFMAKIHSRRGRLDAALNEYRQLLRNLGVLKLRFECAVCGHKTQDYVDRCDSCGSWNSSHFLFKESDLPEGPIRGGESGSWMAML
- a CDS encoding 3'-5' exoribonuclease YhaM family protein; its protein translation is MSDQPILLRNLKEGASFQGFLLAQEAAFKISAKGSEYLELKLSDASGDLKAFLWDVRAIEGDMEAVRADAFLWVKGSVTSYNGRLQMKLDKVRFAPDAEVGDFSRFFPVSARPVPEMLAELDALVASVEDPWIRRLLEALFVADAELRAAFAQAPAAKSMHHAHLGGLLEHTLSVAGMAERACAHYQDLNRDLVLAGVFLHDVGKTAELSYERSFGYTDAGNLLGHIALEADWISRAVGKIPGFPEDLRLQILHIVLSHHGRLEFGSPVLPKTPEALLVHHLDDLDGKLEVMFRAAEDASDSGSWSPYSRALDRMIYRRRWPKVESVEK
- a CDS encoding RNA-binding S4 domain-containing protein: MRLDAFLKKSLLIKRRELANQLCDEGMVRVNGVPRKASHDLKVQDELEFPLYNRVLKVRVLNLPEGNVKKADQWSLFEVLEDKRLPLDLGYGDEDPFGPPPKVPRSH
- a CDS encoding peptidylprolyl isomerase; the protein is MKALNSILALAFLAPAGLIASAEVREEILVIVNSHIITRRDLNQAVEQQHAALYRQFAGKELDEKLKDAREKTLQGMLDAYLLEDKGAELGSPVTDDYVRASIDSIKKENNFATDADLERALRSSLGIGLPEFMKRQKQQATQQYVLQREVFSKVAVEDNELRAYYEDHKEEYRLPSRFRIRELVLAKGATAEDQAEARKKLEAIQAELKAGKSFDELARQHSVSPSKATGGDLGWMNKGFLRASIEDAAVKLKPEQVSAPIETDKDLYLVQLIALEDAPVKDFAEVKPKILEKLQEPKAQNAIEQYLSNLRMRANIRYLVPREQILKG